From one Azospirillum ramasamyi genomic stretch:
- a CDS encoding TrmH family RNA methyltransferase, whose protein sequence is MPSIVPITDPEDPRIEPYRDVRERDLVGRDGLFIAEGAVVVRSLVQSTRYRARSLLIADKRVEALEPMLAALPPETPVYTATQPVLDRIAGFPLHRGILAVGEKTGAPGAADLLAACGPVARVVMLFGIGNHDNMGGIFRNAAAFGTDAVILDSGCCDPLYRKAIRVSVGATLLVPTAKLGVGEDPLALLDRFGFETVALSPAGAETLAALAPPRRAALLFGSEGPGLPPALLARARSVRIPMAGGFDSLNVATTSGIVLHHIASGQAR, encoded by the coding sequence TTGCCCAGCATCGTTCCCATCACCGACCCCGAGGATCCGCGCATCGAGCCCTACCGCGACGTGCGGGAGCGCGATCTCGTCGGCCGTGACGGGCTGTTCATCGCCGAGGGCGCGGTGGTGGTGCGCAGCCTCGTCCAGTCCACCCGCTACCGCGCCCGCTCGCTGCTGATCGCCGACAAGCGGGTGGAGGCGCTGGAGCCGATGCTGGCGGCGCTGCCGCCCGAAACGCCGGTCTACACCGCCACCCAGCCGGTGCTCGACCGCATCGCCGGCTTCCCCTTGCATCGCGGCATCCTGGCGGTGGGCGAGAAGACCGGGGCGCCGGGCGCGGCCGATCTGCTGGCCGCCTGCGGGCCGGTCGCCCGCGTGGTGATGCTGTTCGGAATCGGCAATCACGACAACATGGGCGGCATCTTCCGCAATGCCGCCGCCTTCGGCACCGACGCGGTGATCCTCGATTCCGGCTGCTGCGACCCGCTCTACCGCAAGGCGATCCGTGTTTCGGTGGGCGCGACCCTGCTGGTGCCGACCGCGAAGCTCGGCGTCGGCGAGGATCCTCTCGCCCTGCTCGACCGCTTCGGATTCGAGACGGTGGCGCTGAGCCCCGCCGGTGCCGAGACGCTCGCCGCCCTGGCGCCGCCCCGCCGCGCCGCCCTGCTGTTCGGATCGGAGGGGCCGGGACTGCCGCCCGCCTTGCTGGCCCGCGCCCGCAGCGTCCGCATCCCGATGGCCGGCGGCTTCGATTCCCTCAACGTGGCGACCACCAGCGGCATCGTGCTGCACCACATCGCCTCCGGACAGGCCCGATGA
- a CDS encoding helicase-related protein, whose amino-acid sequence MTDDTNTPAADPHLVHDLAAAHPEVTTLGAAGVLRMPDAEARGLVPLGLPLPKGKRDLLVPAERREAILLEINGRIDRAHRRDALLAQGRRALAGSHTALLSCEDRTRVRAVRSDELPWPGLSPAVRPQVSRTFDALELSDLSDAELSARLDHDPALRAALDDALSRIATRLRDLAERAGDDPDWGFASLAERLGKAARNRSDADELLDRWDREYDQWRRDRAEARGRAYVDRHFDFSRFERLFPVARGMNRRLVLVIGPTNSGKTHRAITALREARDGVYLAPLRLLALEVMERLNAEGTPATLITGEEEIRTPGARHTASTIEVMDPDRPVEVAVIDEIQMLADPARGWAWTAALMGVPAETVYILGAPEVRPLVERAAAHLGEALEVVELDRKTPLSMLDRRLDWAEVERGDALIAFSRREVHSVRDTLLAQGLSVAAIYGALAPAVRRREAARFLSGEADVVVATDAIGMGLNLPCRRVLFTALEKFDGSSVRPLTATEVKQIAGRAGRFGQFEEGHFGVIARGTPAALKRLLEAPDRSLRADAPLPVRPTRAMLARLASHIDSDETRLLVECFGTAATAGSPFRLADLSALRRAAPMLDARRLTLAAKLELLLAPADLEEPEDAKVFAAILDAVEAGEVLPLARLIPARLDGLTADVLEAASRTCDLYFWASRKFPDALPDRDRVRSARDAIGQRLSQALASRARRREPPPAAGFRGAPRKRFGPRRR is encoded by the coding sequence ATGACCGACGATACCAATACGCCTGCGGCCGACCCGCATCTCGTCCACGACCTCGCCGCCGCCCATCCCGAGGTGACGACGCTGGGGGCCGCCGGCGTGCTGCGGATGCCCGATGCCGAGGCGCGCGGACTGGTGCCGCTCGGCCTGCCGCTGCCCAAGGGCAAGCGCGACCTTCTGGTCCCGGCGGAGCGGCGGGAGGCCATTCTGCTGGAGATCAACGGCCGCATCGACCGCGCCCACCGCCGCGACGCGCTGCTGGCGCAGGGCCGGCGGGCGCTCGCCGGCAGCCACACCGCATTGCTGTCCTGCGAGGACCGGACCCGCGTCCGCGCCGTGCGCAGCGATGAATTGCCCTGGCCCGGCTTGTCGCCCGCGGTCCGGCCGCAGGTTTCGCGGACCTTCGATGCACTGGAGTTGTCGGACCTGTCCGATGCCGAACTGTCGGCGCGGCTCGATCATGATCCCGCGTTGCGCGCCGCACTGGACGACGCGCTGTCCCGCATCGCGACCCGGCTGCGCGATCTGGCGGAGCGGGCCGGCGACGATCCCGATTGGGGCTTCGCCAGTCTCGCCGAGCGGCTCGGCAAGGCCGCCCGCAACCGCAGCGATGCCGACGAGCTGCTCGACCGCTGGGACCGCGAGTACGACCAGTGGCGCCGCGACCGCGCGGAAGCGCGCGGCCGGGCCTATGTCGACCGCCATTTCGACTTCTCCCGCTTCGAGCGGCTGTTCCCGGTGGCCCGCGGCATGAACCGCCGGCTGGTGCTGGTGATCGGCCCGACCAATTCCGGCAAGACCCACCGCGCCATCACCGCCCTGCGCGAGGCGCGCGACGGCGTCTATCTCGCTCCCCTGCGCCTGCTGGCGTTGGAGGTGATGGAACGGCTGAACGCAGAAGGCACCCCCGCCACGCTCATCACCGGGGAGGAGGAGATCCGCACCCCCGGCGCCCGCCACACCGCCTCCACCATCGAGGTGATGGACCCCGACCGGCCGGTGGAGGTCGCGGTGATCGACGAGATCCAGATGCTGGCCGACCCGGCGCGCGGCTGGGCCTGGACCGCCGCGCTGATGGGCGTCCCGGCGGAAACCGTCTACATCCTCGGCGCGCCAGAGGTCCGCCCGTTGGTGGAACGTGCAGCCGCCCATCTCGGCGAAGCGCTGGAAGTGGTGGAACTCGACCGCAAGACCCCGCTGTCGATGCTCGACCGCCGGCTGGACTGGGCGGAGGTGGAGCGCGGCGACGCCCTGATCGCCTTCTCCCGGCGCGAGGTGCACAGCGTCCGCGACACGTTGCTGGCTCAAGGGCTGTCGGTCGCCGCCATCTATGGCGCGCTGGCTCCGGCGGTGCGGCGGCGCGAGGCGGCGCGCTTCCTGTCCGGCGAGGCCGATGTGGTGGTGGCGACCGACGCCATCGGCATGGGGCTGAACCTGCCCTGCCGCCGCGTGCTGTTCACCGCGCTGGAGAAGTTCGACGGCAGCAGCGTCCGCCCCCTGACCGCGACCGAGGTGAAGCAGATCGCCGGCCGCGCCGGCCGCTTCGGCCAATTCGAGGAAGGGCATTTCGGCGTCATCGCCCGCGGCACACCGGCTGCGCTGAAGCGCCTGCTGGAAGCGCCCGACCGCAGCCTGCGCGCCGACGCGCCCCTGCCCGTCCGCCCGACGCGCGCCATGCTGGCCCGGCTCGCCTCCCACATCGACAGCGACGAGACGCGCCTGCTGGTGGAGTGTTTCGGCACCGCGGCCACCGCCGGTTCCCCCTTCCGTCTGGCCGATCTGTCCGCCCTGCGCCGTGCCGCCCCGATGCTGGACGCCCGGCGGCTGACGTTGGCCGCCAAGCTCGAACTGCTGCTCGCCCCCGCCGATCTGGAGGAGCCGGAGGATGCCAAGGTCTTCGCCGCCATCCTCGACGCGGTGGAGGCGGGAGAGGTTCTGCCGCTCGCGCGGCTGATCCCGGCCCGACTCGACGGGCTGACCGCCGATGTGCTGGAGGCGGCGTCCCGGACCTGCGACCTCTATTTCTGGGCGTCCCGCAAATTCCCCGATGCCCTGCCCGACCGTGACCGCGTGCGCAGCGCGCGCGATGCCATCGGTCAACGCCTGTCGCAGGCCCTGGCCTCCCGCGCCCGCCGCCGCGAGCCGCCGCCCGCCGCCGGCTTCCGCGGCGCTCCCCGCAAGCGCTTCGGTCCCCGCCGACGCTGA